One part of the Ochotona princeps isolate mOchPri1 chromosome 3, mOchPri1.hap1, whole genome shotgun sequence genome encodes these proteins:
- the C3H21orf140 gene encoding uncharacterized protein C21orf140 homolog, with translation MKSSSHLSLEPDGRPLKTPWGATMLHFTNPLLKNIVRRPFDGTRRKLVLQYLKALRMLQSDGFKTVYFGETDIPESLVTGEDFSDGCFMQMPTWCVVHAGGSHGWVPWKYRMFLRDELCVKHESGVFLEFCDVTKKTYGKCAIVVKERRQQDDTRPKGSREAEADVPKAIHLTSLVCCPEVAKSYGHELLSLPAPYNYLNPLDSAWSSLKWFIINNRKEFCLESNDDVCSCQYILFSDLVSKGIEKMNPSKWKTLTNKVRRWENYYLGKFS, from the coding sequence ATGAAGTCATCATCCCACCTCTCCCTAGAGCCAGACGGCCGACCTCTCAAAACCCCTTGGGGAGCCACAATGCTTCACTTTACAAaccctcttttaaaaaacatcGTCAGACGCCCGTTTGATGGCACCAGGAGGAAGCTGGTGCTCCAGTACCTGAAAGCCCTGCGGATGCTGCAGAGTGATGGATTTAAGACCGTGTATTTTGGGGAAACCGATATCCCAGAAAGCCTAGTCACCGGCGAGGATTTCAGTGATGGCTGTTTCATGCAAATGCCAACCTGGTGTGTTGTGCACGCCGGGGGTAGCCATGGCTGGGTGCCTTGGAAATACCGGATGTTCCTGAGAGATGAGCTGTGCGTCAAGCATGAAAGTGGTGTCTTCTTGGAGTTCTGTGATGTGACGAAGAAGACCTATGGGAAGTGCGCCATCGTAGTCAAAGAGAGGCGGCAGCAGGATGACACGAGACCAAAGGGAAGCCGAGAAGCTGAGGCTGATGTGCCAAAAGCCATCCATTTAACAAGCCTTGTCTGTTGCCCGGAAGTGGCCAAGTCCTACGGCCACGAACTGCTCTCCCTGCCTGCACCTTACAACTACCTGAACCCTTTGGACTCTGCCTGGTCTTCTCTGAAATGGTTCatcatcaacaacaggaaggagtTTTGCCTTGAGTCCAACGACGATGTCTGTTCTTGCCAGTATATCCTTTTCAGTGATTTGGTTAGCAAAGGCATTGAAAAGATgaatccaagcaaatggaaaacgTTAACAAACAAAGTCAGAAGATGGGAAAACTACTATCTTGGGAAATTTTCCTAA